In the genome of Xanthomonas hortorum pv. pelargonii, the window GCTGCGTAGCAGGCGGTCGAGCTGGTCGCGTTGGTCCAGCGTGAGATGCAAGACGACGGCGGGGTGGTCCATCTGTGTCCTCCTCTCGCGGGGAGCCATGAGCGCGCACGGTGTATGACATGCGCGCTGCACTCGATGCGCACGGGCGTGCTGCGCGTGCGGGGTACACCGGCTCAGTCGGCGGGTGCCAGGCTGACGACCAGCTCGCCATCGCGTAGGCGGATGTGGAGCTTGCTGCCGATGGCAAAGCCCAGTTGTTCCAGCCAGCGGCCGCGCAGGCGCAGCGTGGGCACGCGTTGGTCGCTGGCGGGGTAATAGCCGTAGCCGACGGTGCAGTGTGTTGGGGCACGCGGGTGGCCGTGGCGTGGGGGGCGGGCTTCGGTGCGGGGTTGGGGGATGGGGGTGCGCTCGACGTAGGGCCGCGGCTTGATCGAGGGGTCGAGCGAGCGCCAGACGATCTCGGTGGGCGGTGGCGCCGTTGCGCGCTTGCGTGCGGATGTGGGACGGGACGTGGATCGACGCATGGCAAAGCCCTCCTTGACGAACAGGCCCCGCCGCCGGGTGGCGACGGGATGTCGGGAGGTTAGAAACCGCGAACAGTCGGCGGGCGTATTTCCCCTAGGGGTGTTGTATTAGCCGCCCTCCCGACGCAGGCATCGCGTCGGTTGCACCCACAAGAATCTGCAGGCACAAAAAACCCACCGGTTTGACGGAGGTGGGTACCGCTGTTCGAGGAGTTTCTACGCTCCTTGCCGAGGAGACTGCTACGCGCTGCGTGACATGTCAACCGGTTGATGCTGGCGCTCTGGATAGCGTTGATAGAAGATCTTCGCGTTGGCGCTTCACTCGGCAAAGTCAGAGCTGGGCATTGGTCAAGAGCGGTTTAGTCAATGCACATTCGCTACACTCCGACAAATGCTCCTCACGCTCTATCCATCAATGTTGCGCCCATCAGTTTCGGGCTCGGTAGCGCAGATGTACCAATTGCACGCGTGACTATGAGCCAGTATTGCAATGTCACGCCGGTCAACAGGAACCCAATGAACAGCAATTTCTCCCGAAGCCTGCTTCCTTTGCTGATGATTGCGATAGCGCTGCCGAGTGCATGCACTCGCACGCCTAGTGAAGCAAGACGGGATGCAGGTACGTCATCTGCTGCCACAGTGCCGCCGCCCCTTCAGAAAAAGGGCAAAAGTACCAACAATGGGGCGGAGGTTGTCTCTGCCAATACCACTCTTCAAGAACTGGAGCGCCGGCTGCTGCGCTTCATCGATAGACTGACAGTGCCAGCGGATCTGGATTACCCACAAATGGAGTCAGCACTTGGGATCAAGCTCGGACCCCCGTCTGATCCGGCATACCCGTGGCGTGAACTGAAAGATGCAGCTCTAGCCGATGGCTATGCACTCTACGCGACACATCGTCCAACGAAAGATGGATTCTCGCGAATAGAGATTGCAGTGACTCTGCCTGACCATAGTGATCCCACGCGCGTGCCTACGTCGACCTGCATCTGGGAAGCAGAAGCACTGTCCAAAGCGCTTGAAGCGATGGGATACACGCGCGGCGGTCAGCGGCCGTTCCAGGGTGGCTGGCTACGCCAGCACTGGCGCGCGATCGATGGCGGGAGTCAGATTTTCTCAGTCTCATTGCTTCTCTATCGAACCAATGAACAAAGCAGTCAAAAGAATGCATTTACAGCGTGAAAATCGATGGAGGCAAGCCATGATTCGAGTTGACACGCGTATCGAGCCTTTGCTCGCCCAGATGGCAAAGGACCCTGCGCTTCCTGCTGGTGCCGAGGCGAGCATCCGGCAGACAATTGCCGAATCACCCTATCTGTCGAACCTGTTAGGTGATGCAATTGAGAAAGGCCGAATTGGCGCTATTGCTGTCTCGCACGGACAGAACAACGGGGGTCACTTCCAGGATGGTAAGCACGGCAAGGCAGGCACGCTCAATATCAGTGAAGCGGCGTTTAAAGACTTCGCAGGATCAGAGCGTATCGACTATCTGACCGAGGTCATGGGCCATGAAACGATGCATGGTGTGTTGGCCCAGCATCGTGCCGACGCCCTTGCCGAGTTCGGAAAAAGCATGGGCAGCCGGATGCAGGAGGCCTACGAAAATCGGGAGTATCAGGTCGATTTGACGGGCCCCACGCGTAGTTACCTGGATTCGACGCGCACAGACGAAGCGCTGTCGGAAATTTCAGGGATGCGTGCCCTACACGATCGACTCAAACATCTCAACCCTCAGATGCCCGACGACGTGGTTGAGCGGGAATTGCTAGACAGGTCTAGCAACCGCTGCGTGGTGCGGCAACCAAACGGCGCCCCGCAATTCGCAGATGGACTGACCTACGATGCACTCACTAAGCACCCCTTTACCCGCAACGATGCGCTGACCAACTCTGTTGAACAATGCTTTTATGACAGCAGCGGCACGCTAGGCCCATATGGCGACTCCGATTACCGGAATTACTATGGCGTCAATCCGATCAGCCACATCGCACAGAACTACGCGCATCTGGCGCATGATCGGCAGCCTCCAGAAATCCGCATTGATCTCAAGTCGTTGGGGCTGGACCCAAGGCAGCTGGAGCGCAACGGGCTGGAGCTGGGGTCTGCGAAGACGTTCAACATCGTTGACCTGGGCAAGGACGGCTATGGCATGGTCCAGCTCAACGACACTGGCGCACGCGGCATCAGCTCTCCTAACCTTGCGCCACCGATTGAGCCCGGCCGCGCATTGACGCCTGCAGAGGCGGGCCACCTGGACCATGCCATGCATCAGCAGATCCAAAGCAAGGTGGAGCAGTTGGACGCCGCGAATGGCCGCACGTTTGACGCCACCAGTGAACGAATGACAGCCAGTCTGCTGACGCTAGCCAAAGACAATGGGCTAACCCGGGTAGACCACGTACTGCTCAGCGAAAAGACCAAGGACTTGCCGGCTGCACACACTCTGATCTTGGTGCAGGGCAAACCGAATGACCCAGCCATGATGCGCGCCCATATGCCGACAGTCGAAGCAGCCCAACGCCCGGTACAGGAAAGCTTTTCGCAACTGGAGTCCCTCAACCAACGCCTGGAACAAGACCGCGCGCGGGAACAGTCGCTAGAGCACCAGCGTTCACAGGAGCAACAGCAGCGCGGGCCCACTCCGTCGCTTTGAGGCGTAGGCCCAACGTGGAGTTGAGGCGCCTGCGCGGCTTTCCGCGCAGGCGCCTCGAACGGAGGGTTAGAACTCAGCGTCTCAATTGGATGGTCGGATGTATCCATCTGCACATAGCTTCTCGCGGATGAAGTTGTAATAGACGTCGGGGCTTTCAGGAGCGACACCGGCCATTTCCTCGACACGCTCATTTCGAAACCAGAAGGAGCCATCCGCGATGTAGCACTGTAGGCGGATTCTCGAATACCCATTGCTTCGCTCTGGTTTTTTACGCAGTTAAGACGGGGCGCTACCGGGATGAAGTAGTAAGCAACGACAAGGGGGATGTTCCTACTCGTCTCAAGTAATACCTTAAATGCCTCTCGGGAATGGAAGTGCGTATCTACTATCTCGATAGCAACCAGCGGGCATCTGTCAGTTAGTTGTATTTCGTCCTTCGATCTTCCAAATATGTCGAAGCGAACGAATTTCCCATATACGAGTCCAAACTGAACTTCCGTGCCCCATTGATACTCGTATTTTAGCTTCAGCAGGCTTTCAAAGCCCTTATCTTTATTCCAGGGTCGCTCGTAGTATCCCATGTCATGCTTTTCGTACTTGGATAAGAAAGCTCGAACCATTCTCTTTTGTTCTTCATGAGCTTCACTTTCTCCTGATTAGCCCTGACCATCAGCCGCCTGTCGCAGGATCTGCGCCGCGCTGGGTGGATGCTGCTGTCACCTGAAGCCAACGAGGTGGCGTGATGAGTATCAATGCCGTGCAGTTCCAAGCGGGATTGTCGATGCCTGAGTTCTTCGCGTCCTACGGCACCGAAGCCAAGTGCTATCGCGCGCTTTACAAGTGGCGCTGGCCGCAAGGCTTTCGTTGCCCTGTTTGTGCCGGACGCGTGCGCTCGCGTTTCAAGCGGGGTGCTGCGATCTACTACCAATGCAGCGCGTGCCGGCATCAGACCAGCCTGATTGCAGGCACGATGTTCGAAGGCACCAAGCTGCCGCTGCGCACCTGGATGCTGGCGTTGCACCTGCTGACCTCGACCAAAACCAACATGGCCGCGCTGGAGTTGATGCGGCATCTGGGCGTCAACTACAAGACGGCCTGGCGGATGAAACACAAGATCATGCAGGTTATGGCCGAGCGCGAATCCATGCGGAAACTGGCGGGTTTCGTGCAGATCGACGATGCCTATCTCGGCGGCGAGCGTAACGGTGGCAAGGCCGGACGCGGATCGGAGAACAAACAAGCGTTCCTGATTGCGGTGCAGACCGATGCCACCTTCACCGCGCCGCGCTTTGTGGTGATCGAGCCGGTGCGCAGCTTCGATAACACCTCGCTGCAGGACTGGATTGCCCGTCGCTTGGCGCCCGAATGCGAGGTCTACACCGATGGGCTGGCCTGCTTCCGCCGGCTAGAAGACGCCGGCCACGCGCACACCACGCTGGACACTGGCGGTGGTCGTGCCGCGACCGAAACGGCCGGTGCACGTTGGCTCAACGTGGTGCTGGGCAATCTCAAGCGCGCCATCAGTGGCGTGTATCACGCCATCGCGCAAGGCAAATACGCAAGGCGTTACCTGGGAGAAGCGGCCTATCGTTTTAATCGTCGATTCCGCTTGCGCGAGATGCTGCCACGACTTGCCACGGCCATGATGCAATCCACACCATGCCCAGAGCCGGTTTTACGTGCAGCGAGCAATTTTCATGGCTGAGAGTCGGGGCTAATCAGGCACTTTCTTTTACTCCAGGCTCTAGGTCAGTACGAATTCGACGCAGTTCAAAGAAATGCGGCGTTTTAGGATGGTTACGTATGCCTAATTCGACGATACCATCCCGTTCATCTCTAAGGTCACGCTCTCGAAGTCCTGCGCGCCTCTCGTCCCTAGCAAGTTCTCGAAAGGAAACCTCTTCCCAATGCTTTTGATCGTTGAGATACCACGCTGTTTCGTACTTTGGCAATGTGGCCTCCTGAGGTCTAACGCCTGAATTAAGCCGCGCCGCGAAGCGGCTTCGGCTTGAACGAATTGTTGGGCCGTTGCCCCGCGGAGCGTCGGTACACGGGGCTAATGCCTGCAGAATTGATGGCCCGATAAACGATTGAGCCGTGGTAGCGGTGATACATCTCCAATTGAACCTTTACTGAGCCGACGCACTGCTGGAGTTGCTTCTCAAGGCGCGTGTGATGATCGAACCAGAATGCAACGATGCCGTACTTGCACGTTGCTTCAGGCACAATATCAATTGCAACATCAAGATCGCTGTCTGGCCTAGCCTTGCCAGTTGCGTAGCTACCAAAAATCCAAGCGCGATGGATCTCGGGGTTCACTGCGGCCCAAGACGAAATAACGTTCGAGTGATCGGATAGTGTCTGCAACGGCCTAATGCCTGAATTAAGCCGACCCGCGAAGCGGGTTCGGCTTGAATGAATTGTTAGATGCCAGCTCAGACGACTGCATCGCCGCGCTGCGCGTAAAAGGTGGTCTCGCTCGGACCCAGCCCCATGAGATTACGAGTGGCCTCAACATTGCCGCCAGTAGCGTTGGCGAAGCAAACGCGCAAGCGAAACAGACACTGTTGCACGCCGAATTTTGTTAACACATCCTCATAGTCCTCTCTGGAAATGGAGAATCCGACACTGCGCTTGCCGTTCGGAGGAAGATGGAACAGACCTTCGACGTTGAATTTGTAGTAAGTGCCTTCAGACTGCCCACCATAGTCAATGAAGATGTTGCGGATCTCTACAGGCTTAATTCCGACGTTCACCAAGTCTGCAGAGTAATGAAAAGCCTCTGGGCCGCTACCGCCTTGGATGCTTTCATTCTCCAACTGCAGGCGAGCCGCGTAGTCATAGGTTTGATTGCTTCGAGTGCGCCAATAGCTCGCTATCGCGATCCCGGTTGAAATCACGGATAGGGACAATGAGGCAAGTGCGATAGCAAGCGTTGAAGTCACGACGAAACCTCACTGGCATCTAACGCATGAATTAAGCCGACCCGCGAAGCGGGTTCGGCTGAATGAATTGTTATGCCCCATCTTTGGATTGTAGGCGGGTAATGTGGTCGAAAGCAGCAAGCTTGGCCTCGACTTGGGACTTGTAGTTGCGACGAGCGTGTAACACCGTTGAGTTATCCAATGCTGCCAAGGTGCAGGCCCAGCCATCACCGCGCGGGTAAACGGTAATGCGGAATCCATCCGAAGTGATATGTGGATTGCCTTTTGCCGACACTTTCCAAGCACGTGCGGCCCAACGCTTGCGCTTTGCTGCACGGCTTTTCATAGAGGCTTCACGGGCTCGTGAGGCTGCTACATCGCCCTCCATGTGACCGGCGCATACACACCCAACCTCAAGAACTTCCGGGTAATCTGGGTGCTCCATGTGATGGACGTAGCGAATAGTCTGAGACTCGCACATCTGGCACTCGATGAGCGGTTCTCCAAGATCCTCAATATCTACGCATGTCCAGCCGCGATGCGGTACTCCGGCTACAGACCACTTGCCGCGCCTGTGTGCGACTAGCTCTTCTTCTGTGAGTGGCTGAGATGTCGCCATGGGGCATAACGCCTGAATTAAGCCGACCCGCGAAGCGGGTTCGGCTTGAATGAATTGTTAGGGCGCACCGCCGCCAAAGCGACGTTGCCGCTGAGGATCATTGCCGTAACCCGGCAAGAATTCCTGCTTGATTTGTGCTGATATCTCGGATGAGAACCGAAGTAGTAAAGAAATGAACTCCAGTGCCTCGATGTAGTTGAGACGCTCCATGAACAAGCGGTTGATCTGTGACTGCAGTGAGATGAGCTTGTTGTATGTGTCCTCTCCAATACTCACCTCGTGCTCGTGCATAGATTTGACAAGTCGGTAGGTGGCCTTAAGCAGATCGCGTGACTGACTGGCGATTTGTTCGTGGGCTTTGGCGAAGTCATTGAAGTCACGTGGCGAAAGAACTAGCTGCAACTGCCCGAGCAGAAACGGGCCATTGAGAGGTTGGTCGTTAACTTGTGCGGCGTTTGGAAGCAACGGCACGTTGTCCCACAGAATACCCCTGACACTCTCATAGTCGACTTGGATGTTGTTCACAGCAGCCTCGACATTGACTGCAAGTTCCAACAGTTCTCCTGATTAGCCCCGACTCTCAGCCATGAAAATTGCTCGCTGCACGTAAAACCGGCTCTGGGCATGGTGTGGATTGCATCATGGCCGTGGCAAGTCGTGGCAGCATCTCGCGCAAGCGGAATCGACGATTAAAACGATAGGCCGCTTCTCCCAGGTAACGCCTTGCGTATTTGCCTTGCGCGATGGCGTGATACACGCCACTGATGGCGCGCTTGAGATTGCCCAGCACCACGTTGAGCCAACGTGCACCGGCCGTTTCGGTCGCGGCACGACCACCGCCAGTGTCCAGCGTGGTGTGCGCGTGGCCGGCGTCTTCTAGCCGGCGGAAGCAGGCCAGCCCATCGGTGTAGACCTCGCATTCGGGCGCCAAGCGACGGGCAATCCAGTCCTGCAGCGAGGTGTTATCGAAGCTGCGCACCGGCTCGATCACCACAAAGCGCGGCGCGGTGAAGGTGGCATCGGTCTGCACCGCAATCAGGAACGCTTGTTTGTTCTCCGATCCGCGTCCGGCCTTGCCACCGTTACGCTCGCCGCCGAGATAGGCATCGTCGATCTGCACGAAACCCGCCAGTTTCCGCATGGATTCGCGCTCGGCCATAACCTGCATGATCTTGTGTTTCATCCGCCAGGCCGTCTTGTAGTTGACGCCCAGATGCCGCATCAACTCCAGCGCGGCCATGTTGGTTTTGGTCGAGGTCAGCAGGTGCAACGCCAGCATCCAGGTGCGCAGCGGCAGCTTGGTGCCTTCGAACATCGTGCCTGCAATCAGGCTGGTCTGATGCCGGCACGCGCTGCATTGGTAGTAGATCGCAGCACCCCGCTTGAAACGCGAGCGCACGCGTC includes:
- a CDS encoding IS1595 family transposase; this translates as MSINAVQFQAGLSMPEFFASYGTEAKCYRALYKWRWPQGFRCPVCAGRVRSRFKRGAAIYYQCSACRHQTSLIAGTMFEGTKLPLRTWMLALHLLTSTKTNMAALELMRHLGVNYKTAWRMKHKIMQVMAERESMRKLAGFVQIDDAYLGGERNGGKAGRGSENKQAFLIAVQTDATFTAPRFVVIEPVRSFDNTSLQDWIARRLAPECEVYTDGLACFRRLEDAGHAHTTLDTGGGRAATETAGARWLNVVLGNLKRAISGVYHAIAQGKYARRYLGEAAYRFNRRFRLREMLPRLATAMMQSTPCPEPVLRAASNFHG
- a CDS encoding XVIPCD domain-containing protein, which translates into the protein MIRVDTRIEPLLAQMAKDPALPAGAEASIRQTIAESPYLSNLLGDAIEKGRIGAIAVSHGQNNGGHFQDGKHGKAGTLNISEAAFKDFAGSERIDYLTEVMGHETMHGVLAQHRADALAEFGKSMGSRMQEAYENREYQVDLTGPTRSYLDSTRTDEALSEISGMRALHDRLKHLNPQMPDDVVERELLDRSSNRCVVRQPNGAPQFADGLTYDALTKHPFTRNDALTNSVEQCFYDSSGTLGPYGDSDYRNYYGVNPISHIAQNYAHLAHDRQPPEIRIDLKSLGLDPRQLERNGLELGSAKTFNIVDLGKDGYGMVQLNDTGARGISSPNLAPPIEPGRALTPAEAGHLDHAMHQQIQSKVEQLDAANGRTFDATSERMTASLLTLAKDNGLTRVDHVLLSEKTKDLPAAHTLILVQGKPNDPAMMRAHMPTVEAAQRPVQESFSQLESLNQRLEQDRAREQSLEHQRSQEQQQRGPTPSL
- a CDS encoding SymE family type I addiction module toxin codes for the protein MRRSTSRPTSARKRATAPPPTEIVWRSLDPSIKPRPYVERTPIPQPRTEARPPRHGHPRAPTHCTVGYGYYPASDQRVPTLRLRGRWLEQLGFAIGSKLHIRLRDGELVVSLAPAD
- a CDS encoding IS1595 family transposase; this translates as MSINAVQFQAGLSMPEFFASYGTEAKCYRALYKWRWPQGFRCPVCAGRVRSRFKRGAAIYYQCSACRHQTSLIAGTMFEGTKLPLRTWMLALHLLTSTKTNMAALELMRHLGVNYKTAWRMKHKIMQVMAERESMRKLAGFVQIDDAYLGGERNGGKAGRGSENKQAFLIAVQTDATFTAPRFVVIEPVRSFDNTSLQDWIARRLAPECEVYTDGLACFRRLEDAGHAHTTLDTGGGRAATETAGARWLNVVLGNLKRAISGVYHAIAQGKYARRYLGEAAYRFNRRFRLREMLPRLATAMMQSTPCPEPVLRAASNFHG
- a CDS encoding nucleotidyltransferase family protein, encoding MNPEIHRAWIFGSYATGKARPDSDLDVAIDIVPEATCKYGIVAFWFDHHTRLEKQLQQCVGSVKVQLEMYHRYHGSIVYRAINSAGISPVYRRSAGQRPNNSFKPKPLRGAA